TATTTCCTCATTTTCTCCCAGACCGCGGAAGCTATAGTATATAATCAGGGCCGCCGTTCTGTAAACAATCTCCAAGGGGACACGGACGGGGCATCGCACGCGGGGGGCGCGCACAGGAGGGGAGCCGGACGAAATCCGGCAGGGACGGGTGATTATGGCAAGCCCGGCCCCGAAGAAAGGGAGGGTCCGGAAAATCCCCGGAAGGCCGAGAGGCGGCTCAGCCCTTTCCTTCGGGCTGTGCTCCCTCCTCCTGCTCCGGAAGGCCGGCCTTCGCGCGCGCCTGCCCGGCGAAGGGGGACTCGGGGAAGGAGGTGGCCAGGGCCTCGTACTTCTCCCTGGCCTCTTCCTTCTTGCCCATGCCTTCCAGGATGCGGGCCGCGTCCATGAGGGCGAGGTCCTTCAGGGAGTCCGACTTGGACGACGACAGGGTCTCCAGGAAGGAAAGGGCGTCCTCGGCCCTGCCCTCCTGGAGGGAGACCATGGCCATCTTGTACAGGGCCACGGACGTGAACGGCTCCTGCTCGGGGAATTTCGCTCTCAGCTCCTTGAGCGCCTTCATGGCCTCGCCGTACTGGCCCATGTCGTAGTGGCTGTAAGCGACGAACAGAAGGCTGTACGGCTCGGGCTTGGCCTCGTACGCATCGGCGAATTCCTCCAGGGCCAGGCGGGCCCGCTCGGAATGTACGACGGGTATGTCCTGGTAGAGGCCGAAATAGCGCTTGAACCCCGCGTACGTGTATTTCTGCGCACTGCTGGCGGCCGCGCGAAAGTAAAACAGAACGCCCGTGGCAAGCACGATGAGGACCGCAAAGGAGGCGGCGGCCCAGATGAGCTGCCTCTGTTTCCGCAGAAGGGCATCCCCCACCCGCGCGAAGGTGGTCTCGAAGTCTTCGCTCCCGGGGGCCGTCCTCTGTTTTTTCTTCTTCTTGATGACTCTAGCCATGTTTCCTCCTGAGGGATTTCCGGACAAGTTCCCGGGACGTCTCGAAGACCTGCTCCACGAGGGCCGCCTTTATCCCGGCCCCGAGCAGCAGCATGCGGGCCCTCTCCGTCGTTATGAGGTCCTCGGGGCCGTGGGCGTCGGTGTTGATGACGAGGTGGGCTCCCTCCTCCAGGGCCACCCGGGCCACGTGCCCGTTGCTGATGCAATGGCCCTTTCGTGCGGTAATCTCCAGGGCGACTCCCTTCTCGGCGGCCAGGGCCGCCTCCTCGGGGCCGATGAGCCCGGGATGCGAGAGAATGTCCGCCCCGGCCAGGATGGCCGCCCTGTTGGTCCCCGCCAAGACGGGCTCGGCCAGCGTCTCTCCGTGCACCACCACCAGCTCGGCCCCCAACTCGCGGGCCTCTTCCGCCATCCCGGCGATGAGGGCCGGAGGAACGTGGGTCAGCTCCACCCCGGCGATGACTTCCAGGGAGACATGCCCCCTCAAGCGCCTCACGGCCTGAAGCGTCCGGGAGACGACGAAATCCAGGTTGGAGGCGTCCACATGGTCGGTGATGGCCAGCGCCTTGTAACCCCTGGCCTCCGCCCGCCGGGCAAGCTCGAAGGGCAGAAGCTCTCCGTCGCTCAGTATGCTGTGGGTGTGCAGGTCGAGCATCTCATCAAAAGATACAAAAAAGGCGGGTGAATTGTAAAGAAACGCGGCCTTATGAGCCCGGGACGGCAAGGACGATTTTTCCCCGGGCGTGGCGCGAAGCGCTGAGCTCATGGGCGCTCCGGACGTCCTTCAGCGGCAGTACCGTACCCACCACGGGGCGTATGCGCTCCTCACGGAGGAGCTGGGCCACCTCGGCAAGCTGCCCGCCGTCGGGGCGCATGAGGAGGTACTCGGCGCGCACCCCCCGCTCGCCGGCCAGGGCGGCGTCGGGACGCTCCAGCAGGGAGACGACCACCCCGCCCTTCCTCAAGACCTGGACGCTCCTCCTGTAGACGTCCCCTCCCACGGTGTCGAGCACGATATCGTACTCCCCGAGCCGCTCGGCGAAATCCTCCCGGGTGTAGTCGACGGCTTCGTCGGCCCCGAGGGCCTTGACGAAGTCCACATTGGTGGGCCCGCAGGTGCTGGCCACGTGGGCGGCATGGACCTTGGCAAGCTGCACGGCGAAGCTGCCCACCCCGCCCGAGCCGGCGTGGACGAGCACCCGCATCCCTTCGGTGAGTCCGGCCTTCACAAGCAGGGCCTGCCAGGCCGTAAGAGCCACCAGCGGCACCGCGGCTGCCCCTTCGAAGGAGACGTTATCGGGCTTCCGCGCCAAGAGGTCCTGCCTGACCACGACGTACTCGGCATAGGTGCCCATGCGGCCCATGTCGTTACAGAAGAAGACCGGCTCCTCCCGGGAGGCGAACGTATCGGCTCCGCGGCCCGCTTCCTTCACCACGCCGGCCCCGTCCATGCCGAGGACGAGGGGGAACCGATAGCCCATGGCTTCCTTGAGATAGCCCTCGCGGATTTTCCAGTCCACGGGGTTCACGCCCGCCGCACGCACCTGGACCAGGACCTCACCGTCGCCTGGCTCGGGCACCGGAACGTCCCTGATTTGGAGCACCTCGGCCCCGCCGAACCTGTCAATAACCGCCGCCTTCACCGGTCTGCTCCTTTCCGCTCCCTTTTTCTTTACCACGAAAGGGGCAGGGGGTCAACGGACATCATGAGGTGGGATACAATGGGGGAGGATGAGAAGAATCGATGTCCTTCCCATCGGCTTTGTAGAGGAGACGGTGCTGGCATACGTGGCCCGCGCCCTTGCGGGCGCCTTCCGCGTGCGGACGGAGATAAGGCCGGGGCTGCGCCTGGGGGAAGACTCCTACGACCCGCGCCGCCTTCAGCATAACGCTACGGCGCTTCTGGAGCGCCTCGCGAGGGAGCGGAGCGCCGGTGCGGACAGGGTTCTGGGCGTGACGGAGGCTGACCTTTACGCGGCCGGGCTCAACTTCGTCTTCGGGCAGGCCGATGTGCGCTCCGGGGCGGCGGTCATCTCTCTGGCCCGGCTCAGGCCGGAATTCTACGGCGAGCCCCATGAGGAAGGGCTTTTCAGGCTCAGGGCCCTGAAGGAGGCGGTGCACGAGGTCGGCCATACCCTGGGGCTCGGTCACTGCAAGAGCCCCCGGTGCGTGATGCATTTTTCAAACTCCCTGGCCGACACCGACAGAAAGGGCGAGGGCTTCTGCCCCAGGTGCCGGAAAGAGGCCGCCCTTCCGGTGGAGAGTCCCCGGGGGGAGTGAGGCTACTTCTTTTTCTTTTTCTTCCCCTTCCCTTTGCCGCCTTGAGAGCCGTGGGCATGGGCCTGCTTCTTCTCCTTCACCCGCCCGTGGATGTCCACGAAGCCCGCACCCTGCTCCCGCATGTCCATGATGGCCTCCACGGAATACCCGTATTGCTCGGAAAGGAACCTCAGGTTTACCAGGTTTACGACGTCGCTGTCGGAGAGCTTGAGCTTCTTCCACTCCTTCTTCGGCTTTCCCATGTAGCGGCCGTAAGCCTTTCCGTGGGGTCCCGAGGGCGCCGGAACGTAGAATATTTCCGCGGTCTGCCCGAACCTCAGGGCGATGTCCAGCCAACTGAGCCCTCTGAGCCTCAGCTCGACGATGGCATCGGGTGACACGCCGGCCGTCCGGGCGAGGAAGAAGACCACGGGCAGCTCCTCCTCCGGGATGCTGGACTTCTCCACCTCGACCACCGTGGGCTCGGGCGCGCCGAAGTAATCACCCACGGCCAGGTGGAAGCTCTCTATCCCTTCCTCCCCCACCGAGATGCCGAAACTCATGTCCGCCGCGCGGGCCGGTCCCGCGAGGGGGAAGAGAACGAGGACGGCCAGGACGAAAAATATCTTTCGCATCATGTCTCCTTTCCAGGGCGAGAAGAAGCCCTCCGGGCTTTCCGGGAAGTTACGAACCGGCATTGAAGCCTTGAAAAATATTTTATACTCCATGCACTTTAAGGCATTGATTCGTGAACCATATCATGCTCCCGGCAGTATTGTATCAGGAGGTCTTCGGAGCAGGGGTGCGGCGAATCACCGCGCCAGGGCCGCCACGGCGTCGCGCACCTTGGCGGTGAAGTACTCGTACTCGTCCATGTGCGGGGGCTTGTCCGAGAGGGAGACGTCCCCCGGCCTCACGGGAGCGCCGACCCTCAGGCAGAGCCGCGCTCTCCTCGGCCGGCGGGCGCCCCGGGGAAGGGCCTGAAAGGTCCCCCCAAGCCAGGCGGGCACGACCGGGACACCGAGCCGGAGGGCCAGGATGCCCACCCCCCGCTTGAAGTCCATGAGCCTGCCGTCGAAGCTCCGCCCCCCCTCGGGGAAGACGAAAAGGGCCTTCCCCTCGCGGAGGACATGCGCAGAGAGGCGAAGGGCGGCCTCCAGCCGGGCGTCGGGGTTGATGGTGATGACGTGGGCCAGCCTGCCGAAGAGCCTGGTAAGGGGGTTTGCAAAGAAGCGCCTCTCTCCCTGAAAGTAAAGCCTCCTGAACGTCTCCGGGGGCAGGGCCGAGGCGGCCACGAAGGCGTCCAGGTAGCTGGCGTGGTTGGCCACCATGATGAAGGGCGGCTCCGGCAGGTTCTCCCGGCCCTCGAGCCGAAGACCATAGAACGCCCCGAAGAAGGCCCTGAGGAGGGCCAGGGCCCCGCGGGCTACGGGCCAGTCCAGCGGGCCTTGGAGGAGCCCAGCCTCGCGCTTCTCCTGCTCCGTGGGCTCCCCGGAAAGGGCGGCTCCCATGCCCGGGGCTTCCGCGCGGGGGGCCTCCCCGGGGCCTGCCCGGCGCAGCTCCTTGATGAGTCTTAAAAGCTCCTCCACGGTGTATACGGCGGCCATGGCCTCGCCGGATATCCGCACGCGCAGCCTTTGCTCCAGGGATTCGGCCAGCTCCACCTTTCTTAACGAGTCGATGCCCAGGTCAAGCTCCAGGCTCTCAGAAAGTGTAACGGGGACCTCCTCGGGGATGACCTTCTTGAGTACCGAAAGAAGCTCCCTGCCCAGGTCGTCTTCCGTAAGGGCGGGGTCGTCCCTATCCGGGGGGGCCGCCGCCCCTTCCGCAGGGGTCGCCGGGCGGACCAGGTGCCGCTTGAGCTTCCCCAGGGGGGTGCGGGGCAGGGGCTCCGCGCTCAGGGTGAAGCCCTTGACCCGCATGTGCGGGGGAAGCCCGGAGGAAAGCCGCTTTATCTCCCACCCGAGCACTTCCCTGAGGTTGCCTATCTTCTGGTGCCTTGCATATGCCATGTCGGGCACCACGACGGCATGGAGGCGCCCGTCCTTCTCCAGGACGCAGGCCTCCTCGACAAGGGGGGAGAGCAGCAAGTGGGCCTCCACCTCCTCGGGATAGACGTTCTTGCCCGACTGCAGGACGATAAGCTCCTTCAGGCGGCCCGAGATGTAGAGATACCCCTCGTCGTCCATGTGTCCGAGGTCCCCGGTGCGGAACCAGCCGTCCAGGAAGGCATTGCGCGTTTCCTCCGGCCTCCGGTAATACCCCCTGGTAACCATGGGCCCCCGGACGGCCACCTCGCCATCGCCGTCTCCGGAGGGCTCGAGTATTTTGATCTCCGCCCCCAGGACGGCCCTGCCCACCGAGCCCGACTTCCTCTTACCCGGCGGGTTGAAGCAGACGATGGGAGAGGTCTCCGTAAGGCCGTAGCCTTCCACCACCGTAAAGCCCATGGCCTCCATCCCCTCCATTACCCCGGGGTCGAGCCTGGCCCCCCCGCATGCGAGAAACCTGAACCGGGGTCCGAGCAGGCGCCCGGGAAACCAGCCCATGAGGTTGACACCCCACCGGCGCCTGAGCAATCCGGCCAGGTCCACGCCCCG
This genomic interval from Nitrospirota bacterium contains the following:
- a CDS encoding AMP-binding protein; translation: MKGRTIQATLRSAALRHGEKTAFLFRGPGGWEPLTYRDFLEKARSLGAALGGFGLAPREKVALLGEARPEWCAAYLGILLSGQVAVPLDVRLTAREMRNILADSGARVLIHTNATARAADAALTDLDIRKLNVDSPLEASPRPEAPPGEDEDDEAVASLLYTSGTTGNPKAVMLTHGNLLSDAQAVMGMGIISGRDNVLAVLPLHHTYPFMCTFLVPLLLGGRITYPGSLKGAEMLRAVRETEATVLVAVPQIVEALYGRLRERLGGLPAPLAWLALRGVDLAGLLRRRWGVNLMGWFPGRLLGPRFRFLACGGARLDPGVMEGMEAMGFTVVEGYGLTETSPIVCFNPPGKRKSGSVGRAVLGAEIKILEPSGDGDGEVAVRGPMVTRGYYRRPEETRNAFLDGWFRTGDLGHMDDEGYLYISGRLKELIVLQSGKNVYPEEVEAHLLLSPLVEEACVLEKDGRLHAVVVPDMAYARHQKIGNLREVLGWEIKRLSSGLPPHMRVKGFTLSAEPLPRTPLGKLKRHLVRPATPAEGAAAPPDRDDPALTEDDLGRELLSVLKKVIPEEVPVTLSESLELDLGIDSLRKVELAESLEQRLRVRISGEAMAAVYTVEELLRLIKELRRAGPGEAPRAEAPGMGAALSGEPTEQEKREAGLLQGPLDWPVARGALALLRAFFGAFYGLRLEGRENLPEPPFIMVANHASYLDAFVAASALPPETFRRLYFQGERRFFANPLTRLFGRLAHVITINPDARLEAALRLSAHVLREGKALFVFPEGGRSFDGRLMDFKRGVGILALRLGVPVVPAWLGGTFQALPRGARRPRRARLCLRVGAPVRPGDVSLSDKPPHMDEYEYFTAKVRDAVAALAR
- a CDS encoding archaemetzincin family Zn-dependent metalloprotease codes for the protein MRRIDVLPIGFVEETVLAYVARALAGAFRVRTEIRPGLRLGEDSYDPRRLQHNATALLERLARERSAGADRVLGVTEADLYAAGLNFVFGQADVRSGAAVISLARLRPEFYGEPHEEGLFRLRALKEAVHEVGHTLGLGHCKSPRCVMHFSNSLADTDRKGEGFCPRCRKEAALPVESPRGE
- a CDS encoding tetratricopeptide repeat protein, which produces MARVIKKKKKQRTAPGSEDFETTFARVGDALLRKQRQLIWAAASFAVLIVLATGVLFYFRAAASSAQKYTYAGFKRYFGLYQDIPVVHSERARLALEEFADAYEAKPEPYSLLFVAYSHYDMGQYGEAMKALKELRAKFPEQEPFTSVALYKMAMVSLQEGRAEDALSFLETLSSSKSDSLKDLALMDAARILEGMGKKEEAREKYEALATSFPESPFAGQARAKAGLPEQEEGAQPEGKG
- a CDS encoding NADP-dependent oxidoreductase, which encodes MKAAVIDRFGGAEVLQIRDVPVPEPGDGEVLVQVRAAGVNPVDWKIREGYLKEAMGYRFPLVLGMDGAGVVKEAGRGADTFASREEPVFFCNDMGRMGTYAEYVVVRQDLLARKPDNVSFEGAAAVPLVALTAWQALLVKAGLTEGMRVLVHAGSGGVGSFAVQLAKVHAAHVASTCGPTNVDFVKALGADEAVDYTREDFAERLGEYDIVLDTVGGDVYRRSVQVLRKGGVVVSLLERPDAALAGERGVRAEYLLMRPDGGQLAEVAQLLREERIRPVVGTVLPLKDVRSAHELSASRHARGKIVLAVPGS
- a CDS encoding histidinol phosphate phosphatase domain-containing protein; translated protein: MLDLHTHSILSDGELLPFELARRAEARGYKALAITDHVDASNLDFVVSRTLQAVRRLRGHVSLEVIAGVELTHVPPALIAGMAEEARELGAELVVVHGETLAEPVLAGTNRAAILAGADILSHPGLIGPEEAALAAEKGVALEITARKGHCISNGHVARVALEEGAHLVINTDAHGPEDLITTERARMLLLGAGIKAALVEQVFETSRELVRKSLRRKHG